A genomic segment from Barrientosiimonas humi encodes:
- a CDS encoding helix-turn-helix domain-containing protein — translation MSSRLPVPELPDLGGYLREQRQAAELSLRQLAERTGISNPYLSQIERGLKKPSAEILQSIAKGLQISAEQLYVHAGILEPDHDKGSTLDVRAAIHADPRLTAQQRKALLDVYASFVGE, via the coding sequence ATGAGTTCGCGACTCCCCGTGCCGGAGCTGCCCGACCTGGGCGGCTACCTGCGCGAGCAGCGTCAGGCCGCCGAGCTGTCCCTGCGGCAGCTGGCCGAGCGCACCGGGATCAGCAACCCGTACCTGTCGCAGATCGAGCGTGGCCTGAAGAAGCCCAGCGCCGAGATCCTGCAGTCCATCGCCAAGGGCCTGCAGATCTCCGCCGAGCAGCTGTACGTCCACGCCGGCATCCTCGAGCCCGACCACGACAAGGGGTCCACCCTCGACGTGCGCGCGGCCATCCACGCAGACCCCCGCCTGACGGCACAGCAGCGCAAGGCGTTGCTCGACGTGTACGCGTCGTTCGTCGGCGAGTAA